AACGACTTGGCGAGGGCTTCTGAGGAGAACATAGCTTCTCGGTATAACCTTCACTGCTGACGGGAGTAAGGGTTATCAAGAGCAACATCGTACAACCTCTGTGCAGGTACCGGACCATATTCCGGAGATAAGGCtaggaagcagagaacgatGTCGATCTCTCACGTCTTTTCCTGACACGAAAATAGGTGCCGCTCTAAAGCAAACAAACGGTTTCTGTCTGCAAGCATAACCAGCTGGAGACACTAcaaggggagaggagaaagtcAAACAGGGCCACTGTTTGTTGTCATGATGGACGCACGGGCCGTGGGGGATACGGCATATTTCAACCATTCGATCTACGGCAGTCCTTGCCGAGTTTCGCCCAGAGCGAGGACAAACTTTGCTCTTTCTTGGGAGGACAGTGTCCTTCGTCGGCGAAGACACTCTGTGTCAAAAGCGGAAAATCCTTAAAAGCATTGAAATAACGCAGGGCTTCCTGCTGTTTCATGTCATGGAGCAGGGAAAGACAACGGCCCGACATCTCCCGTCTTACAAACATGACGGTGGTTATGTGTAATGTAGACCCAGGGCCCCCTGGCATGTCCAGTTATCATGTATTTCCTTGATCGCATTAAATAATCACGCGCTCACGAAATCATTGCGGCTTCAAGAGCGAGCATGCTTCAGTTGCTATTTCGCTAAGGTGGTGTGCGCAGCGATTCTGGCGGTAACAAAAGGATATCCACAGTTTTATTTCCGTGTTCCTCCGGCACTGTCAAACCGGTTAGTTCTGGGGTGCTCGAGTTGCTGCTTCTACGGGAGTGCACGTAAGCTGGTGGAAACCTTGGCATCGGTGCTTCTTGTGATTGGCGTGTCAGATGCTACATGTGGCGGACCCCTCAACAAGCTGTCAGTCCTTCTGGATTGGACAGCATTATTAGTGGTTCACATATACCTGAAAACCTTTTTTCGGAGCGGCTATACAGCCTGGAGTGACTGCCAGCACTGTAACGCTCCGCCCGCCAGGTGTATACGCTAAATACTTTATGGTATCGATGGCATGTAACGCCAGACGGCTGCCCGGTTTCACATGGAAAACACTGTATATACACAACTGCGGGCTACACTAAACCAATACAACCGGCTTCTGCAGAAACCACCCACATGTGCGTTTGAAGTCGGAAAGTTGCTCAAAGGCAAGCACGCGAAGTGCAGAGGATATGTCAGTGTGAATGCGATATGCAGGCAAATGTGGTAAATGCCATGTACCTGCGCACTGCTGTAATCGATAAATTAATATCCTGTGAAGTGTGAGCGCTGTGGCGCCTCCGCTTAGGCCGCACATCTGCGAATGGGTCCGGCATAgcaacacacacagacaaccATTGGCAGGTGGCATCTTGCAGATGTTCAAGATTGGCAGCTTTTTCGGCGGAGAGCTGCTCGTAGTGGACCAGAACGAATCTATACGTTGCTACCAGAGATGTCGTTTGCCACGGAACTGGTTTATGAGGCATTTTGGCTGTAGGCTGCTGGGTTGTTGTCGGAGCACAATATGGATTCACACGAAGGCGCTTTCAGTTTTGATATTAATGGTAACCGGAACTCCGTTGGCTTCTCACGCATGAACACTAGTGGTCATGAATCCGAATTGTGATCCAACGAAAGTGGAATTTGTGGACAGAGTGGTACTTCTACATGGGCTCGTTACCGGTGACCTAACTCGGTGATATATACTGCTGCGAGGAAAAGGGACTTGCGGAGCTTTCAGGCGAAGAGGGAATGCGATACAAGGCCGGGGGAACCGATTGTAAGGGGAATCGGGGGTCGGGAGTGTGAAATGTGCGTTGAGGAAAACAGAGCTCGAGAGGGAGCCAAAGTCATTGTCACTCAAGCATACACGAAGAAAATCCAGCGTCTTGATCTTTGTCACcatcgttttccttttccacaACAATCATGTTTCGTTGCTTGAGGCCCTCTACAAGAGCACGCCGTACATTGGACTCTGGTTGTAGCTGCATCTCCTGTCTGCGTTTGTTGAAGAGTTCTCGTCTGATCCACGTCTGCACCTCGGTGTAGTTTTTTAGGAAGAGCCAAAACTCTCCAACCTGGACGTCGTTGGCATCCTCGATAACTAACTCGGCCTGTTGCTGGGGTAGGAGGTAAGAAATTATGGCGGCGTCTTTTGTCGCAAAGAAGCGAGGCGAGTTCTCCTGGAACTGCTGTACCATGCGCCCCCCGAGTTCCCAGAATGTGTCAAGACGATCAAGTACTTCTTCAATGTTTTCGACCCTAATCCGACAATACGCGTGGCTTCGACGTTTATGGCCAGCCGAGCCGTCCTTGAAAGTGTCAGGTAGCAAGCAGTCCTCCAACGTGAGACACATAATTCCATCCTGGTTCGGATCCGACTGCAGCTGGCATTTCGACAGCGGTTTCACATCATCACCGCGTAGCACTGCGTCGCTGTTTCTGCTGGTGTCTTCACACTGATTTTCTGCAGCTCGGCCCccgccgccttcttcatAGTGTGCGCGATGGGCTTTTTCCTGACGATACGCCTCAAACACGTGCTGGACTTCCTCTTcgcggagaaggaagtcgCGCCGCGCCCGTTCGTCATCTACAATATCTTTCACAAGCTGGTAGAAGGGTGCGAATGCACAGTTCAGCCTCTGCTGAAGACGGACACCTCGCGTGCCGTCCGCTGCTGGAGAGGTTCCGAGTTCTCCATATGCGTCCTCTGCGTTTGCTGGTTGATGCATCCGGGGGGGATGTGCTGGGTGGTGCCGCAGAAGGTACTGTCCTAACCAGCAGAGGGGGTTGAAGCGCTTGTGGTATTCTGTTCCTAGTCTCTTTTTGCTCGCATCGGCGATCAGCAGTTCGACAACCCTACACAGGGCCACCAAACCGTCATGAAGGAGGGGCACGAGAAGCTCTGCTAAATACGTGTCCAAGTCGTCACCACGATTCGTAATTGCGGAAGTTTGCAGCGACTCCTGCGTGACTGTCATCCACCCAGACCCGTGTCGGACTACACCGTAGGGAGCTAGCGGACTTGATTCGTCGCGTTTCTTAAGGCATCCAGGAAAAGCTTCTTGCAATTCTCCGTTGTTCTGGACATCTTGTTGAAGAGATGCGTGAACGTACGCGCATATATCCGTGTAGGCTCCACCCAGTCGGTCTTCCGGACTTGCTCCGCCCTCGGGGGACTCACTGTCTAGAAGCTGGGGcgtcgagagcgagaagctcCCAATTCTGTTGGACGGAGACACGGCTTGTCGGGAGGCAAAGCTACCCAACTGACGCTGTCTACGACATGCGGCTGCGACGAGAAAACGCGTGCGATTCGCTCGAAGTTTCTCTATGACATATTCCACATCTTTCAGGTGCCTCAAGTAAACCATCGGGGAATCAATGCACCTCCCTTTCGACCTTCCCGAAGGCTGGTTGACGCCAGCTTTGGTTGCCGACTGCATTGGATGAGACTGTTCTCTAGAAGTAACGAGTTAACAGCGGGAGGGTTGACACCGACGGGAGCGGGGGAAGGAAATAAGCTTTGCGGAATCCAGTAACAGCGGACACAGCGGCAGATTGAATGAGGAGGATATTTGGAGGCTTCTTTCGAAAAGAGGTGCACGGGATTCAAGCATGCTCGCCTCATCAAATGAAATAACCTTGAAGAGTTCACCGCGTCGTGGGTCAACGGGACCTTGTGACAGATATCGTGTTCCACGAGAGTGTCGAAGCGGCTGAAAACACCGCTACTATGCTATTTTTCTCTTGGCGACGCAGCATACGAACTGGACTTGACTGTGAGTCGCCAAGTGCTCGACTTGCCTGTCGATATGTCGCCCGTTTGCGGGGGATCAGCGAATCCTCTCATGCCCTTACCTACAGAACCGGTCATGACTACAGCGTGCGAGAGAGCTCTTACCCCAGACATTACGATTCTAGATCGGCTGCTACGCAATATCAAACCTAGTAGTCCCAAATAAACTGCGTTAAATAGTGCAGGGTTGAGCTGTGGGTTTCCACGCGCAACGAAGAGCACCGGAGTGGATCCCCAGGAAACTTCTGTACGCGCATTATgtatgcagaaaaaaagcctGCGCCGTCCTTTCTCGTGCAGGTTCGTCAGGAAGCGAATGCATCCAGTGTTTGGAATAGTGTTAAGCTGCCGGCGGACAGCTCTTGAACACGTTCGCGCTTTGCGGCACACTGATGAAATTGAAAATGCAGCTTGATCGGAGTGAATTTCGTCTACCTCAGGAGCGCATGACTGCAAATTTAGTGATTCGTCACCGCGAATTTCACGACCTGCAGTAACTGGTTTCCCGGTGTCCTCGCTAGCGTCGCCAATACACACTGGGGGCTGCATGCGATCTTAGAAGAACCAGTtcgacggggaagaagcagacatgCTCGGCAGCATTTACAAAGCTCACAGCCATTCCTAGGGCTTCATCCTCTGTTCCCACTTTACTCTGTTTTAAACGTTGTATGTGAAGCAGCTTACAATCGTAAagtctttcctttttcagtGGTGAACCGACAGTAGATGCAGACGTGCGTCACATGCAACGTTTCAGCCGCACACTCAATTTGGGTCCCCCTCCACGCAGATGTTGCTTTTTTTTATTCCACTCGCGCAGATTTTGCCTCTGCCATTCGTTTTCAATATCATCGCAGCGTCACTTCCGCGCGAAGATGGCCGTGGATGACCTGCAGTTCCCCTCTGAATCTTCATCACGCTAAGCCGACGGCAAGCCTCGCGTGTTCTCTACTTTGCCGGTCTCGAGTGTGCCTAGAGTGAGAATCGGCAGCGGTGGCTGCCTTTTCCACCTGAGGAAATATCAAAAAGCGACACTAAATATCGCGGGGTTCAAGAGGAATCGGAGAGC
This portion of the Toxoplasma gondii ME49 chromosome III, whole genome shotgun sequence genome encodes:
- a CDS encoding hypothetical protein (encoded by transcript TGME49_252260) produces the protein MQSATKAGVNQPSGRSKGRCIDSPMVYLRHLKDVEYVIEKLRANRTRFLVAAACRRQRQLGSFASRQAVSPSNRIGSFSLSTPQLLDSESPEGGASPEDRLGGAYTDICAYVHASLQQDVQNNGELQEAFPGCLKKRDESSPLAPYGVVRHGSGWMTVTQESLQTSAITNRGDDLDTYLAELLVPLLHDGLVALCRVVELLIADASKKRLGTEYHKRFNPLCWLGQYLLRHHPAHPPRMHQPANAEDAYGELGTSPAADGTRGVRLQQRLNCAFAPFYQLVKDIVDDERARRDFLLREEEVQHVFEAYRQEKAHRAHYEEGGGGRAAENQCEDTSRNSDAVLRGDDVKPLSKCQLQSDPNQDGIMCLTLEDCLLPDTFKDGSAGHKRRSHAYCRIRVENIEEVLDRLDTFWELGGRMVQQFQENSPRFFATKDAAIISYLLPQQQAELVIEDANDVQVGEFWLFLKNYTEVQTWIRRELFNKRRQEMQLQPESNVRRALVEGLKQRNMIVVEKENDGDKDQDAGFSSCMLE